A stretch of DNA from Dioscorea cayenensis subsp. rotundata cultivar TDr96_F1 chromosome 4, TDr96_F1_v2_PseudoChromosome.rev07_lg8_w22 25.fasta, whole genome shotgun sequence:
TTGTGACCGTAAGTGAAATGAACTCGTGGGTGATTTGTATGGTTTGAGTGAGTGTTTTGAAAGGTATTGTAGTGATAAATGTTGGCtagtttttatatgtttaagAAACATTGGCCATGGTTTTGCTTTCTTATTCTCGGAAGATGGAGACTAAATAAGCGAGAACTCATAAGCAAAAGAAAGTAATGGTATTGAGATGGAGATGTCCTCAAAGGATTGTGAAGGGACTAGAGATTGTAAGATTTAAGGAACTTAGTTTGAGGCTTATTTCCTTCATGTTAAATATGCTTTTGGATTGGTTTGATgcaagatggaaaaaagattttACTATATGGGAGAATTGTGAAGGAACTTAGTAGGAACGGTGTTGTAGGATTATGGAGCTAACTGCAGTATTTATTACCTGTGGCTATGATTTGTTTAGGTCTCAAATATAAGAAACAGAGTAAGCACACAATAGAATTTGGTATTTTGGATAACctcttaaatttaatatattcacATGATTTCCTTTTTATCTATCTTTATCTGCCAAATTTATCTCTGTCATGACTGTGAGTCATTTTTTACCAGTTTTAAAACTAAATGTACTCTTGGTTGTTCAACACTTGAAATCAGCAGTTCAATTCGTTGATGAATAATTTCTGTGATCAACTGATTTATTGATAAAAGGGTAACAGTATGAATTTCCCCTAAAATTACTAACCATCATAAATTTTTTGGGGAACATTGATGTatgttaaaaacttaaaatacacCCAGATGCCATGAATTTCATGCTTAACTTTCACATTTCAAGAGGGGAACATTTCACTTTATCAGTATCATTGTGTGctgtagttttttaaaaaaaaaatcaaacaattgaCACTAGTGAAAATTTACTAGCATGAATGATACTTTGGTGAAATCTTGTTTTTGATGCAATGTCATTTTAGGTTCCTTGATACCCCATTCTTTCACTCTATGGTTGCAAGATCTCAAACTATGCCTGGAATTTCTATTTTTGTGGATCCTGAGATTATTCTTCTACCAAATATTTTAACCACATTGTGTGTTACAAGCACACTTAACCATGATTGGTTCTTGGTATCAATTTCAACATACATTTCTTACTTCCCTTATCATTTAGATGATGGTGGAAATTACTGGTTAGAATATGATGGTGACAAGGTAAACATCGAGAAGGTATGTATGTAGGTATTCATTATTTCAGAAACCTTGCAAATCATATGAATGTTATGATAGACTAACTACTGTTTCACATCTTAAACCAGCTGCAGGATTTTGTGGTTCAAGAACAGGAACACAGAAATGGCAGTGGGAGACTTCTTATTGCGTGGAACTCTGGAGATCTTTCACTACATGCTGGTGTTCTTCCACCTTTCCATTACTTGCAAGGTTTGCACAATGAATGGCTTTTAAATGAGGTGTTGTCGTCAGAATTTAGGTTTGTGTTTGATGCCAGCGAGGTCATATCTAGTTTCTATCCTGAACAATTGGGGGAATGGTCTCATGAATTTCGGATGACTAATGGTAATGTTGACGGAATAGATTGGGAATATAGTGGAAATTGTGAGCAAGCATTGCTTTATGGATCTCTTTGTTGCCGACCgaaaaatatatctaataaCATAGCTAAACTCGTGAAACATTCCGGGAGATATGTTTTCATTAATCCAGAGAAAGACATCCTTTATTCTGTCCAAGGATTTCATAGACATGCATATCAGCACTTGAAACTAGTGTCCGGTCAAAAGCAGGGAATTTTACAGTTGTTTCCAAGGTTTCAATTGATCACACAAGAGGAAAAATTGATTACTACTGGGGGTAGTGATAAATTGGACACTGTTAGTACAACCTCCATGAAGCTATGCAAGGATTCATCGGCAAGGTCAAGCCACTTACATTTTCCCTATTCTCTAGAATCCCTCCTTCAGCTTGTTGCAGACCAGAATAAATCTGTTGTCCTTGCAGTTTCTGGAGACAATTATAAGGACATGCTTATGAATTGGGTGTGTCGTTTACGGCATTTGCTGGTCACAAATTTTATAGTCTGTGCCCTTGACATTGAGACTTACAAGTTCTCAATATTGCAGGTATGCTGTTTCTCTTTTGCTTTCATTCATTGTGCATAGTTGtaagaaaatttttcttttctctgcTTTACATTAGTGTATAATTTGATAAAAGGCGATTTGGATTTGTAGGGACTGCCAGTCTTCATGGACACACTTGCTCCGAGTAATATCAGTTTCGATGACTGTCACTTTGGCACTGAATGCTTTCAGAGAGTGACTAAAGTAAAATCTCGAATTGTTCTACAGATACTAAAATTGGGATACAATGTGTTGTTGAGTGATGTGGATGTGTATTGGTTTGAGAATCCATTGCCTTTTTTGTACTCCTTTGGTTCTGCTACATTGGTGGCACAGTCAGATGAATACAATGAGACAGGTAATCCTTAACACAGTTTTCAGGATACTTCATTACTTGACATAATGTCTTTCTAATTGTCATCCTGATGCAAGGGTTGTTTTTCCATGTCTGCAGTTTTTATGGCATTTTTAATGAGAaaggaattttttatttatcatatcaCAACTTATTCATAATTTACTCACCCTACCTTAATAGAGTACTTGTACTAAACGGTAACATTTCAGCATGCTAACATCTAACTATTTCAAATTGTTCCACTGAATTATCATCCTTGTTGGCTGATTGAAAGAAACCTAATTTTTGACATCAACCACAGAGTTCAGATATTCTATTTACTGATTTGCATGTCTGTCCTCCATGCACCATGATAAATTGCAGCCTATTTTGGTTGAAAAGAAACATTGATGGCACAAGCTAGGTTTGTATTTTCACTGTAAAGCTATTAAATTCATGCAAACTTTCATCCTTGTTCACAGATGTTAGATTGTCGCATTTATGACAAAATCCTCTCTCTAATCGTAATCGTTTAAACACAACGTATCCTCCTACAAGCACATCTGTATCCTCCTACAAGCACATTTAGATTCTTGTAGAGACTCATTCTAATAATAATGGTGGATCTATAAGTATTGACCGCAAAGGCTTCTTGTATATCATAAGATACTATGCTTGAATgaaataaatgtaaaatttaGTGTTGATAACTTTGTAGATAATGAAGCCAACAATTTCAAGGAAACTATCCCAAGCATAACATAGTTTAAGATTTATATAGTGTAAAATTTTCCCCACTGTAAAACACAGTTACaggatatataaataatcttGCAGATAATGTAACTTGAGTTGGAGAAAACTACCCCCACCATATATGCTAATGAAGGACATAGTTACAAAATGTATCAATATATATAGGCTTTATTAGAGCTAGGATAAGGCCAACTAAACTAAGAAAGATATATGCTAACCGATATTATTTGTCATGTATATGAAATTGTGTCATTCTCTTTgaaagttatcatcaacttcaGCTTTCAGGTTAACTTGTACTTGCTTTCACCTGGATTCTTTGTGTATCAGTGCCCATAAATCTACCACGGCGGCTGAACTCGGGTTTTTACTTTGTTAACTCTGATCCTTCCACCATAGCTGCAATGGAAAAGGTGGTGAAACATGCCTCAATTTCAGACTTATCCGAACAGCCAAGCTTCTATGATGTTTTATGCGGTGAGGGTGGCCTTTACCGTATTGGTGATAATCAGTGCCTTGAACCCTCTACAAATCTCACTGTGCATTTTCTGGATAGAAATCGGTTTCCAAATGGAGCTTACAAAGGTTTATGGGAGAAGCATAATGTGACATCAGCCTGTGTGAAGCAAGGTTGCATTGTCCTTCATAACAACTGGATCAGTGGGAGGAAGAGGAAACTGGAACGCCAAGTGCGATCTGGCCTCTGGGTTTATGATACCAGCTCTAGAATGTGCGTGCAGAGTTGGCAACGGGTTCATTTTACAagttatttctaaattttggtGGGCATTGCTGCCGCATTTTTAAGCCAGAGGGCAAAATTATTGGCTGCAGTAATGTTGGAGATTTGGTTCAACACATTGAAGGCATTGCATTCAGTTTATTTCTGGATGTTCCTAAGGCAAGTTCTTTATCTGAGAATGTTTATTCCACATCAAAGTCAGTTTATGAATCAGCTGAATATTGACCAGGAAGAATAGCAACACTTTAAGTATGTCATGACAACACAACTATGTTTGGATAGAGCTCTTTAAATGTCAAATGATCAAATGCACGGAGAAGGAAATTTAATTCTTCACCTCGTTGACTGGTAGGTATTTGCCAATCTCGTAGTTTTGGTCGGAGGTGCTCAATGATTGACATGGCTCACTTATTTCTTGAGAACAGAAGCTGTTACCAGACCATATGCAATGCAGATGCTATATTAATCTGCATGGGAGATTTTCCTAGTGTTTTGCCAACAGTTTCATGGGAGCAGCAGCATTGTTTAGACACAGCACCTAAGTAAATTTTCATGTAATTTTGCTTCCTGCTAAATTACTTGCAATCAATGATCTTGTCGATTTCACCtctatatttaattagattaatTGGTGATGTTGTTCTGTTATGTAAAGTTACTAAGTTTGGGCAAGCAAATAATCTCTCCTGGACCGAAAAAAAATGTACAACCATTCTGCAATGCACAATAATAAGCATTCATTCCAGGGACAAACTAGAAAAGTATTGGCAATTGAGAAGGCATGAtaacttttttgttttgcattttatgtTTCTACGTGTACATGTTCATGTAAAATAACTGTAAACAATGATGTGTTTATACAAGTATACTCATTGTCTTCATAGACCTTAATTTATGCACAAAAAAAACTAGGAGGAGACAACAAGAGTTGTTAGTATGAATGAAATTCTTGGTACTTGCCTTGCTGGTTGCTATCTCTGCTGGAAATTTAGTTTCTTGATGCAATATGCAAACATGACTGCGAAAAAGACAGAAAAACCAACCAGAACTGCAGCTACGACACCAATGAAATCAGTGTGGTACCCATAGTAGTGCTTCACATAGTCTTTGATTTTCTGTCTTTCCTCACCTGGCACCTGAATCGTGTCCTCCAGATCCCCGTACTGTGTCACGATAAGCCCGTACACTGTCCATGCCAATGGGCATATCCAGTAGTACCAGACCCACCAATGGGGAATTTTCTGAGCACCAAACACCCAAAACAAACTATCAGCAAATGGAACATTTTAGTTATATTCAATGAGCATAGAGGAGAAGGTATTTTACAGGCTTGGCAATGAAGAAGCCGGAGAAGAGGTTGAAGATCGAATAGAATGTCCCAGCGAAGATTGCTGCAACTTGATGGTTTGGTGAAATTGAAACGGTCATCATTCCATAGTAGGTGAAGTACAAGAATGAGAAGAACGATATGAAGAAGAACCACAGAAACTTCACTGCTGTCCATGGGAAACCCATCATGGAGTACACTATTACAGTGAAGTACATTCCCTGGATGAATACATATGGAATTTCCATCACCACCTGCAGCAGTTGTTGGTTAACTGGAACTGTTAGATTAGACCAATGTGGCATAAAAGCTTATGGATTGACGACATGCTTAAGCCTACCTGAGCAATTGCATATGGCAAAGCAGAGTACATTCCGGCAGCTCTTTCTCGATAGAAAACTGTTCGTTCAATTGAGACAACTGGTTGTACAGTGGAACAGTTGTTGATACCTATGAAGAGTACAGATGCATACATTGAACCGATGATGGTTTTAAGATCAGTAGCACTGTTCCTGCAATGGCATGAAACTCACCCTTGCTTTAGGCAGTTGATGATTATTATCTGCAGAGGAATATACATACCTATTCTGGCCAATTTTCCAAAAGATGGTCCCAAGCAATAAAGCAGTGAAGAGAGTGAAGGAGTATCGAACGAGGTTGTAATCAGGGCTTCTCCAGTAAGTCCACCACTGCTTCCAAAGACAGGCTTTGAACTGGCCAATAGTAGATTGAGAGTACTTTGTCCGGAAGTAGAGATCATTTGTTCCTGGTGCTGGATTGCTCAGTGCATTTACAAGCGCCTTGTTATGCCTACAATTAGTGATCATGAGTAAAAAGTTGATCACCAAGAAAGCAGAAATGGAGGATTTGTAACAATGAGACATTTTGTCCTACTTACTGGTGTAATGAAGAAGATCTATAATACTCAGCAAAATCAATTCCTAGTTGAACTTCAGCAGCCATTGAGCTTACTTCTAACATCCAAGTCGCAGGattgcatttatctttgatttttgagaCTCCTGGAATTGCCTGGAGGATAGCATCATTCATGATCAGTTGGAAAATTCTGTTTCATCGAAATTGTGCAACTAGTGACTTCAATGACAATGTTAGAAAATATCACCTCGAAATATTCAATTATGTTTTGGGAATGCCGGCCCAATGGTCCAGAGTATATTACTTGGCCTCCTCTCTTCATCAGCAGCAGCTGTAAGCCGGAAGTTCTTTAGCATATACACCAATTGACGACAAATTATAAGAAAACTAAGTGTTATGCTACCTCATCAAAGGCTTCAAATATGTCGATACTGGGTTGGTGAATGGTGCAAACAACAGTTCTTCCAGTATTGACCGTGTTCCTCACAGTTCTCATGACAATAGCTGCTGCCCTTGCATCAAGACCTGATGTTGGCTCATCCATGAAGATAATCGAAGGGTTAGCAACAAGCTCTACAGCTATTGTCAATCTCTTTCTTTGCTCTGTCGACAGCCCGGTAAC
This window harbors:
- the LOC120259120 gene encoding beta-arabinofuranosyltransferase RAY1, coding for MATKLSIKIKDAKFLHFLSKLMMMLGLFLFFVWMLGFAMLVGFGSIQWERNKDWRSCWDGERMGRITIFSAPKPLKNGGDLVGERQELAVRSWLALSSDVDVVLFGHHPSIFAFAAKLGSRVAVESQIDFTFLDTPFFHSMVARSQTMPGISIFVDPEIILLPNILTTLCVTSTLNHDWFLVSISTYISYFPYHLDDGGNYWLEYDGDKVNIEKLQDFVVQEQEHRNGSGRLLIAWNSGDLSLHAGVLPPFHYLQGLHNEWLLNEVLSSEFRFVFDASEVISSFYPEQLGEWSHEFRMTNGNVDGIDWEYSGNCEQALLYGSLCCRPKNISNNIAKLVKHSGRYVFINPEKDILYSVQGFHRHAYQHLKLVSGQKQGILQLFPRFQLITQEEKLITTGGSDKLDTVSTTSMKLCKDSSARSSHLHFPYSLESLLQLVADQNKSVVLAVSGDNYKDMLMNWVCRLRHLLVTNFIVCALDIETYKFSILQGLPVFMDTLAPSNISFDDCHFGTECFQRVTKVKSRIVLQILKLGYNVLLSDVDVYWFENPLPFLYSFGSATLVAQSDEYNETVPINLPRRLNSGFYFVNSDPSTIAAMEKVVKHASISDLSEQPSFYDVLCGEGGLYRIGDNQCLEPSTNLTVHFLDRNRFPNGAYKGLWEKHNVTSACVKQGCIVLHNNWISGRKRKLERQVRSGLWVYDTSSRMCVQSWQRVHFTSYF